One segment of Trachemys scripta elegans isolate TJP31775 chromosome 1, CAS_Tse_1.0, whole genome shotgun sequence DNA contains the following:
- the LOC117888322 gene encoding olfactory receptor 52K1-like: MSNSNTTNFTNPSIFILLGIPGLEEAHVWISIPFCAMYAIAVLGNFTILFIVKREPSLHEPMFYFLCMLAITDLVISTSTLPKMLSIFWFNSREISFSACLTQMYFIHAFSTMESGILMAMAFDRYVAICSPLRYSTTLTNSVVAKIGLAVLLRSGILTLPYPLLARQWPYCRTNIIPHSYCGHMAVVKLACADIRISSYYGLFDLLSVIGMDAFFIAVSYTLILQAIFHLPTKDARLKTFGTCISHLFAISMRSIPGLFSSLTQRFGHNVPLHCHVLIVSVYLLVPPVLHPIIYGVRTKQIWGRLLQLFTHKGT, encoded by the exons ATGTCAAATTCCAACACAACTAACTTCACCAACCCATCCATCTTCATCCTACTTGGCATTCCTGGCCTAGAGGAagcccatgtctggatctccatTCCCTTCTGCGCTATGTACGCCATAGCCGTgttggggaacttcaccatcctgttcatcGTGAAGAGGGAGCCgagcctccatgagcccatgttctatttcctctgcatgctggccattACCGACCTGGTCATCTCCACATCCACTCTACcgaaaatgctgagcatcttctggttcaattccagggagatcagtttcagtgcctgcctcactcaGATGTACTTCATTCACGCCTTCTCAACGATGGAGTCTGGGATCCTCATGGCCATGGCTTTCGatcgctacgtggccatctgcAGTCCTCTGAGATATTCAACAACCCTCACAAACTCTGTAGTGGCCAAGATAGGCCTGGCTGTGCTGCTCCGAAGTGGCATACTCACATTACCCTATCCCTTATTGGCAAGgcagtggccatattgcagaaccaacatcatcccccactCCTATTGTGGGCATATGgctgtggtgaagctggcctgcgcTGACATCCGTATCAGTAGTTACTATGGCCTGTTTGATCTTCTCTCTGTGATCGGAATGGATGCATTTTTTATCGCCGTGTCCTATACTCTGATCCTCCAGGCCATCTTCCACCTACCCACAAAGGATGCCCGGCTCAAAACTTTTGGGACCTGCATCTCTCATCTTTTTGCCAT ctccatgaggtCCATCCCAGGTTTATTCTCCTCTCTCACGCAGCGGTTTGGCCACAATGTGCCACTTCATTGCCACGTTCTCATTGTCAGTGTGTACCTGCTGGTGCCCCCTGTGCTACACCCCATCATTTatggggtgaggaccaaacagatctgGGGCAGGCTGCTCCAGCTCTTTACTCATAAAGGGACCTAA